Genomic window (Candidatus Binatia bacterium):
GCCCTACGTCGTTATCGATCCGCGCTTCGTCCGGCCCGCCGAAGTCGACCGGCTGATCGGCGACGCCGCGAAGGCGCGTCGCGTGCTGGGTTGGGAGCCCAAGGTGAGCTTCGAGCAGCTCGTCGCCATGATGGTCGAGTCGGACATCAAACGGTGCGAGCGCTCGTAACCGGCGCACGCGGCTTCGTCGGCCGATATTTGCTCGTCGCGCTGCGCGACTCGGGCGCGGAAGCCCTCGATTGCACGGCCGACGTGAACGACTCTGCGGCGCTGCGCGCGGCGCTCGAAACGTCGCGGCCGACGGTGGTCTTCCATCTCGCTGCGCAGACCTTCGTTCCGGAAGCGCTGCGCGCGCCGCTGGAGACGTACGAGACCAACGCCATGGGGACGGCTCGTCTCGCGGCGGCCGTTCGCGGTTATTCCGGCGAGATGCCGCCGCGGATCGTCTTCGCGAGCTCCGCCGAGGTATACGGCGCACGCGACGCCGGCGAGTATCCCCTCGTCGAGACGCTCGATCTGCGTCCCGTCAATCCGTACGGCGCGAGTAAGGCCGCTGCGGAGGCGATCTTATTGGGAGAAGCGAGCAGCTTGGGTCTCGACGTCGTCATCACGCGGGCGTTCAATCACATCGGACCGGGTCAGGATGAGCGATTCGTCGTGGCATCGTTTGCGGCTCAGCTGGCACGCATTGCGGCGGGCAGCCCGCCGCAGTTACTTGTCGGGAACCTCGAGGCGGCACGCGATTTCCTCGACGTCCGCGACGTCGTCCAAGCCTACATCGCGCTTGCGCGCGAAGGCGAGTCGGGCCAGATCTACAACGTATGCAGCGGACGAGCGGTCACGATCCGCGACGTGCTCCGCGAGCTCATCGCGATCGCCCGCGTGCCGGTCGAGGTTCGCGAGGATCCCGAGCGTAACCGTAGCGCCGACATGCCTTTATCGGTCGGCAACCCGGCGAAACTGCGCGCCCGCACGGGATGGGGGCCGAAGGTACCGCTCGTGCGATCACTGCGCGACATTTACGAGGCACAGCGTGACGCAGCAAGAGTTCGTCTTTAAGAACCGAGGCCTGTTCCTGACGCTGCCGGCGGCGGCGCTGGCGATCTTTGGGCGTCCGAGCGCCGCAAGCATCGCGCTCGGGTTGCCGCTCGCAGTCGCGGGCGAGCTCATACGATGCTGGGCGGTCGGGTACTCCGGCGCGACGACGCGCAACGACGCGGTCACCGCACCTGAGCTCGTTACCAGCGGCCCATACGGTTACGTCCGCAACCCTCTGTACATCGGCAACTTCATCACCGCCGCCGGCTTCGCGATCGCGTTTACCGGAAAGAATTCGGACGCGGCGCGGTTGGCGCTGGTCGGCGGATCGCTGGTCGCAATGGCGGCCGTGTACGCGATCATCGTGCCGCACGAGGAGGCCTTCCTGCGCTCGAAATTCGGCGCGGCGTACGAGCGCTACTGCGAACGCGTTCCGCGCCTAATCCCGCAGCGCCCTTCGACGACCTCAGCGCAAGTTACGTGGGACGCGGGCACGCTGATTCAAGCCGAGAGTAAGACGTTCGCGCTCTTCGGCGCGATGCTCTCGGCCCTAGCGGTCAAGGCTCGCGGCGCGTAGCGCTAGGATGTCGACCCAACGCCGGCTCACGCTGGCGCTCGCGGCGACCGCGCTCGTCGCGGTGGTCGAGTTCTGGGGCGGCGCGGTGTCGCGCAGCCTCGCCCTCACTAGTGATGCCGCGCACGTGTGCATGGACGCGTTCGCAATGGCCCTCGCGCTGCTCGCCGCGATCGGTGCGGCGCGGCCGGCGGATCCGCGGCGCACCTACGGCTACGGCCGCATCGAGGTGCTCGGCGCCCTCGCCAACGGAACGCTGCTGCTCGTCGCC
Coding sequences:
- a CDS encoding GDP-mannose 4,6-dehydratase, whose amino-acid sequence is MRALVTGARGFVGRYLLVALRDSGAEALDCTADVNDSAALRAALETSRPTVVFHLAAQTFVPEALRAPLETYETNAMGTARLAAAVRGYSGEMPPRIVFASSAEVYGARDAGEYPLVETLDLRPVNPYGASKAAAEAILLGEASSLGLDVVITRAFNHIGPGQDERFVVASFAAQLARIAAGSPPQLLVGNLEAARDFLDVRDVVQAYIALAREGESGQIYNVCSGRAVTIRDVLRELIAIARVPVEVREDPERNRSADMPLSVGNPAKLRARTGWGPKVPLVRSLRDIYEAQRDAARVRL
- a CDS encoding isoprenylcysteine carboxylmethyltransferase family protein, which translates into the protein MTQQEFVFKNRGLFLTLPAAALAIFGRPSAASIALGLPLAVAGELIRCWAVGYSGATTRNDAVTAPELVTSGPYGYVRNPLYIGNFITAAGFAIAFTGKNSDAARLALVGGSLVAMAAVYAIIVPHEEAFLRSKFGAAYERYCERVPRLIPQRPSTTSAQVTWDAGTLIQAESKTFALFGAMLSALAVKARGA